Genomic DNA from Fibrobacter sp. UWB10:
TTCTTGAATTACGGTGCCGTTTACTATCCGTGGCTCAACACGAGCGTGGTTCAGTCGAACGAAGTGACTTTTGCCAACGTTGAAAACGTAGACGCTTTGGCCAAGATGCTTACGGACGCCGTGCCCGCAGAACCCGCCACGAAGGCAGAACAGATTAAGGCCGAAATCGACAAGATGGCTGCCGCCGACGTCAAGGACGAAGCTGCCGTGCAGACCATTCACCGCACGCTCTCGGTCATTTGTCCGAATTACGCCACCATTATGGACCTGGTTCGCGAACAGCTGAACCTGATGCCGCCTACTGGCGCAATCGCTGGTATTTACACGATGGTCGACAACTCCATCGGCGTTTGGAAGGCTCCGGCAAACGTTGGCGTGAATGGCGTGATTTCTCCGGCAATCAACCTCACCAACGAAGAACAGGAAGACTTGAACGTTCCTATTAACGGTAAGGCCGTTAACGCTATCCGCACCTTCGTGGGCGACGGCAACAAGGTTTGGGGCGCACGCACGCTCGACGGCAACAGCCTCGATTGGCGCTATGTAAACGTTCGCCGCACCATGATTATGCTCGAAGAATCCATCAAGCTCGCATCCAAGGCATTCGTGTTCGAACCGAACACCGCAAACACTTGGGTCACCATGAAGGGCATGATTAACAACTTCTTGACAAGCATCTGGAAGCGTGGCGGCCTTGCAGGCTCTAGCCCGGCAGACGCATTCGAAGTGTACGTTGGCCTCGGCGAAACCATGACGCCCGAAGATATTCTCGAAGGTATCTTGCGCATTACGGTCAAGGTCGCTTTGATCCGCCCGGCTGAATTCATCGAAATCACATTCCAGCAACAGCAGCAAAAGTCCTAATAGGAGGTAAACAAAATGGCAGAAGATGGATCTACTCAATCCGCAAGCATATGGCCCATGCCCAAATTCCACTTCCAGGTAAAGTGGGGCGACCAGGAAATGTCTTTCCAGGAAGTCACGGGTCTCGATGCTCAGTCCGAAGAAA
This window encodes:
- a CDS encoding phage tail sheath subtilisin-like domain-containing protein; amino-acid sequence: MSASYKTPGVYLVEKDAFPSSVVEVATAIPMFIGYTEKAEYKGQSVFNKPFRISSFAEYRAVFGESALMRFTLEDGKVTPPKVRFRLFDAIRMFYQNGGASCYIMSVGPYGEEISEKALTEAIVPFEKEQEPTLVVIPEAVSLESADACANVQNAMLAHCAKMKNRFAILDVYDGYKEPRECISDFREKVTNFLNYGAVYYPWLNTSVVQSNEVTFANVENVDALAKMLTDAVPAEPATKAEQIKAEIDKMAAADVKDEAAVQTIHRTLSVICPNYATIMDLVREQLNLMPPTGAIAGIYTMVDNSIGVWKAPANVGVNGVISPAINLTNEEQEDLNVPINGKAVNAIRTFVGDGNKVWGARTLDGNSLDWRYVNVRRTMIMLEESIKLASKAFVFEPNTANTWVTMKGMINNFLTSIWKRGGLAGSSPADAFEVYVGLGETMTPEDILEGILRITVKVALIRPAEFIEITFQQQQQKS